The following are from one region of the Acidobacteriota bacterium genome:
- a CDS encoding VOC family protein: MNYWVRTRQFVIASALFWTLGLPQLFAQRAALVDGVDAVGITVSDMDRAVDFYSRVLTFQKILDVEVAGEDYEQLVGVFGVRMRVVRMTLGDESIELTEFVAPKGRPIPVDSRSNDRWFQHIAIIVSDMDKAYRVLRQNKVEHSSTGPQRLPEWNKNAAGISAFYFKDPDGHPVEILQFPSDKGLAKWHRPTDRVFLGIDHTAIVVGDTDASLKFYRDLLGMHIAGESENYGTEQEHLNNVFGAHLRITALRGEKGPGIELLEYLAPRDGRPFPTDEHANDIVHRQTILLSHEGEAVAREARDAKVSFVSSDIVANQTRQLGFTKALVVRDPDGHAVEIEEK; the protein is encoded by the coding sequence ATGAACTACTGGGTACGAACCCGTCAATTTGTGATCGCTTCGGCGCTGTTTTGGACGCTGGGCCTTCCGCAGCTATTCGCTCAGCGCGCAGCACTGGTCGATGGCGTCGACGCGGTCGGCATCACCGTATCCGACATGGATCGCGCGGTGGACTTCTATTCTCGTGTGCTCACGTTTCAGAAGATCTTGGACGTCGAAGTTGCGGGCGAGGACTACGAGCAACTCGTGGGCGTGTTCGGCGTGCGGATGAGAGTTGTGCGCATGACACTGGGCGACGAGTCGATCGAATTGACCGAGTTCGTGGCTCCCAAAGGACGTCCGATACCCGTTGATTCACGCAGTAACGATCGGTGGTTTCAGCACATCGCCATCATCGTCAGCGATATGGACAAGGCGTATCGCGTGCTACGCCAGAACAAGGTAGAACACTCATCGACCGGGCCCCAGCGCCTTCCGGAATGGAACAAGAACGCTGCTGGAATTTCGGCGTTTTACTTCAAGGATCCGGACGGCCATCCAGTGGAAATCCTTCAGTTTCCTTCTGACAAGGGACTGGCGAAGTGGCATCGGCCGACGGACAGAGTTTTCTTGGGTATTGACCACACCGCCATCGTGGTTGGGGATACGGACGCGAGCCTCAAGTTTTACCGTGACCTGCTCGGCATGCACATCGCAGGCGAGAGCGAGAACTACGGGACTGAGCAGGAACATCTGAACAACGTTTTTGGAGCTCATCTTCGGATCACCGCATTACGTGGCGAGAAGGGGCCGGGGATCGAGTTACTCGAGTACCTGGCTCCGCGCGACGGCCGGCCTTTCCCCACAGACGAACACGCAAACGACATCGTCCATCGGCAAACAATTCTCCTGTCGCACGAGGGCGAAGCGGTTGCCCGCGAGGCCCGCGATGCAAAAGTCAGTTTTGTTTCTTCGGACATAGTTGCGAATCAGACAAGGCAACTGGGGTTCACGAAAGCCCTGGTCGTTCGAGATCCAGATGGGCACGCGGTTGAGATCGAGGAGAAGTAG
- a CDS encoding GMC family oxidoreductase yields MTDHHYDVIIIGTGAGGGTLAYHLAPSGKRILILERGDYVPREKSNWDPQLVNVDGHYNTKESWLDKDGENLHPHTNYYVGGNTKFYGAALFRLRKEDFGELRHHGGISPAWPISYDELEPYYTQAEHLYQVHGNRGEDPTEPVASAPYRYPAVSHEPRIQQLADDFAHAGLKPFHVPVGVMLDEKNPQKSHCIRCNTCDGFPCLVGAKSDAQVVCIDEAVKYPNVTLLTRSEVKRLDTDASGREVSGVLVERNGSLETYSADMVVVSCGAINSAALLLRSANDRHPRGLANRSDTVGRHYMGHTNSVIMAISKCPNPTIFQKTLGVNDFYFGSDDWRYPMGHISFVGKLDAVTLRAGAPAIAPNFTLELMAKHSLDFWLTSEDLPDPDNRVTVDRNGKIVLSYTPNNLEAHDRLQAKLKQAMKQTNCEMHGHECHQGLFSRNLFLGQKIPLAGVAHQNGTIRFGHDPKASALDVNCKAHDVDNLYVVDGSFFPSSAAVNPALTIMANAMRVGDHLLERMDVSQSVMQSALAQV; encoded by the coding sequence ATGACTGACCATCACTACGACGTGATCATTATCGGAACCGGCGCGGGTGGTGGGACGCTGGCGTATCACCTGGCTCCATCCGGCAAACGAATTCTGATTCTCGAGCGTGGCGACTACGTGCCGAGAGAAAAATCCAACTGGGACCCCCAGCTGGTGAACGTTGACGGCCACTACAACACAAAAGAGTCGTGGCTCGACAAGGACGGCGAGAACCTTCATCCACACACGAACTACTACGTTGGCGGGAATACGAAGTTCTATGGCGCAGCATTGTTTCGTCTGCGCAAGGAAGACTTCGGCGAACTTCGTCACCACGGCGGCATCTCGCCGGCGTGGCCGATCAGCTACGACGAACTGGAGCCCTACTACACACAGGCGGAGCATCTTTACCAAGTACATGGCAATCGCGGTGAGGATCCCACCGAGCCCGTGGCCAGCGCGCCGTATCGGTACCCTGCGGTGAGCCATGAGCCTCGCATTCAGCAGCTCGCCGACGACTTTGCGCATGCCGGCCTCAAACCGTTTCACGTGCCCGTCGGAGTCATGCTGGACGAGAAGAATCCGCAGAAGAGCCACTGCATTCGTTGCAATACGTGCGACGGCTTTCCCTGCCTGGTCGGCGCCAAATCGGATGCGCAAGTGGTATGCATTGATGAGGCGGTCAAGTATCCCAATGTGACTCTGCTCACGCGGTCAGAAGTAAAGCGCCTGGACACCGACGCCTCAGGCCGAGAAGTGAGCGGAGTGCTTGTGGAGCGCAACGGCAGTTTGGAGACCTACTCCGCGGATATGGTTGTGGTGTCTTGCGGGGCGATCAACTCCGCCGCCCTGCTGTTGCGTTCCGCCAATGACCGCCATCCACGTGGGCTCGCCAACCGTTCCGACACGGTCGGACGCCACTACATGGGCCATACCAATTCGGTGATTATGGCGATTTCGAAGTGTCCCAATCCAACAATATTTCAGAAGACGCTGGGCGTGAACGACTTCTACTTTGGCTCTGACGACTGGCGGTATCCGATGGGGCACATTTCGTTCGTGGGCAAGCTGGATGCAGTGACGTTACGAGCAGGAGCACCGGCCATCGCTCCGAATTTCACGCTTGAATTGATGGCGAAACATTCGCTCGATTTCTGGCTTACGTCGGAAGACCTGCCGGATCCGGACAATCGGGTGACGGTCGATCGTAACGGCAAGATCGTTCTGAGCTATACGCCCAACAACCTGGAGGCGCACGATCGCCTTCAGGCCAAACTCAAGCAGGCGATGAAACAGACGAACTGCGAAATGCACGGCCACGAATGCCATCAGGGTTTGTTTTCGCGCAATCTGTTTCTTGGGCAGAAGATTCCGCTGGCCGGCGTCGCGCACCAGAACGGCACGATTCGCTTCGGGCATGATCCAAAAGCTTCCGCGCTGGACGTCAACTGCAAAGCGCACGACGTTGACAACCTTTATGTGGTCGATGGAAGTTTCTTCCCGTCGAGTGCAGCGGTGAATCCGGCGCTGACGATCATGGCAAATGCGATGCGGGTCGGAGATCACCTGCTGGAGCGGATGGATGTGTCGCAATCTGTCATGCAGTCCGCACTGGCACAAGTCTAG
- a CDS encoding aquaporin, with product MEAGLLGAFMVSACVFGALYEFPQSPVHQAIHSGFLRRVLMGLSMGLTAISIIYSPWGKQSGAHINPSVTFTFLRLGKIKFWDAVFYMTAQFTGAVLGVVLVARFLGTEVSDPAVRYVVTVPGPQGIWVALAAEFVIAFGLMSAVLYFSNHHRLAPYTGLFAGLLVATYITLEAPFSGMSMNPARTLGSALPPMIWDGIWIYLTAPPLGMLAAAEFYLWRHWRTGVKCCKLHHQNNKRCIFCGANGGFAS from the coding sequence ATGGAAGCAGGTTTGCTCGGTGCCTTCATGGTGTCTGCGTGTGTCTTCGGAGCGCTGTACGAGTTTCCTCAGTCCCCAGTCCATCAGGCAATCCATTCCGGTTTTCTGCGGCGTGTGCTGATGGGATTGTCGATGGGGCTAACCGCCATCTCGATCATCTATTCGCCGTGGGGCAAACAATCGGGAGCGCATATCAATCCTTCAGTGACGTTCACTTTCCTGCGGCTCGGCAAGATCAAGTTCTGGGACGCAGTCTTCTATATGACGGCTCAATTTACCGGCGCGGTATTGGGAGTGGTGCTGGTCGCTCGGTTTCTGGGCACAGAAGTTTCCGATCCGGCCGTGCGCTATGTGGTCACAGTGCCAGGACCGCAGGGAATCTGGGTGGCGTTGGCGGCGGAATTTGTCATTGCATTCGGACTGATGTCAGCCGTTCTTTACTTTTCGAATCACCACCGGCTCGCGCCATATACAGGTCTCTTCGCGGGACTGCTCGTCGCGACCTACATCACGCTAGAAGCGCCTTTCTCGGGAATGAGCATGAATCCGGCGAGAACGTTGGGCTCGGCACTTCCTCCCATGATCTGGGACGGGATATGGATCTATCTCACCGCGCCGCCTCTCGGCATGCTGGCAGCCGCCGAATTCTATCTGTGGCGGCACTGGCGAACGGGAGTGAAGTGCTGCAAGCTCCATCACCAAAACAACAAGCGCTGTATTTTCTGCGGAGCCAACGGAGGGTTCGCATCATGA
- a CDS encoding zf-HC2 domain-containing protein, with translation MGQSQPIEVDCYLVRRELVNWMEGDLTPELRADIALHLKNCEHCTAVYDGARNVVRLLSDKNAIDLPPGFSQRLYVRLMRTQ, from the coding sequence GTGGGCCAAAGTCAACCGATTGAAGTCGATTGCTACCTGGTTCGCCGCGAACTGGTGAATTGGATGGAAGGCGATCTCACGCCAGAGTTGCGAGCCGACATCGCTCTCCATCTCAAGAACTGCGAGCACTGCACGGCTGTTTATGACGGCGCTCGCAATGTGGTTCGGCTGCTGAGCGACAAGAACGCCATCGACCTGCCGCCCGGGTTCAGCCAACGCTTGTATGTGCGGCTGATGCGAACGCAGTAG
- a CDS encoding heme-binding protein, translated as MNKHDSIRCFGIAALILCVGSAVNAQTVAKQTLTLQGAERVIAAAKAEAQRLQAPGGVIAVVDDGGNLMALERLDGTFAAGANISIGKARTAVLFKKPTRFFEELINSSGKGRTVMTALNDFTPLIGGIPISVDGQIVGGVGVSGAASAAQDEELAIAGSKAFETGMTSMNDPAPPVSYWDNAKVEEAFAKGAVLFSASDGRNYMVHASRREKPGLAEVHSKDADVIYVLQGTATFITGGGAVDTKTIAPDELRGTSIKGGETRKISKGDVIIVPRGVAHQFAEVTNPFLYYVVKVR; from the coding sequence ATGAACAAGCATGACTCGATTCGCTGTTTCGGAATTGCCGCACTCATCCTTTGCGTCGGAAGCGCCGTCAACGCACAGACTGTTGCGAAACAAACATTAACTCTGCAAGGCGCCGAACGTGTGATTGCAGCCGCCAAAGCGGAAGCACAAAGGCTTCAAGCGCCGGGCGGAGTGATCGCGGTCGTCGATGACGGCGGAAACCTGATGGCCCTCGAGCGTCTGGATGGAACCTTCGCCGCCGGCGCCAACATTTCGATTGGAAAGGCGCGCACTGCGGTTCTGTTCAAGAAGCCCACGCGATTTTTCGAGGAACTCATCAACTCCAGCGGCAAAGGCCGCACCGTGATGACCGCCTTAAACGATTTCACGCCCTTAATTGGCGGCATTCCCATCTCCGTCGACGGACAGATTGTCGGCGGCGTCGGTGTCAGTGGAGCAGCCAGTGCCGCACAGGACGAGGAACTAGCCATCGCAGGATCGAAGGCGTTCGAAACCGGAATGACATCGATGAATGATCCTGCCCCGCCGGTCTCGTACTGGGACAATGCCAAAGTTGAAGAAGCGTTCGCCAAAGGGGCGGTACTGTTCAGTGCCAGCGACGGCCGCAACTACATGGTCCACGCCAGCCGTCGCGAGAAGCCCGGCCTGGCCGAAGTTCACAGCAAAGATGCCGACGTGATCTACGTGTTGCAGGGTACCGCAACCTTCATCACGGGAGGCGGAGCCGTCGACACCAAGACCATCGCTCCCGATGAACTTCGCGGCACCAGTATCAAAGGCGGCGAAACGAGAAAGATATCTAAGGGCGACGTGATCATCGTGCCCCGTGGAGTCGCACACCAGTTCGCCGAAGTCACCAACCCATTCCTCTATTACGTCGTAAAAGTTCGTTGA
- a CDS encoding SMP-30/gluconolactonase/LRE family protein, whose amino-acid sequence MPSKTLSRFLVPTALVLLLQAAPLLGQVVQDPPSGRPDAIVDLASREGVELIKGQWRYHGVNIVDADSRAVGPDLKPSGAPIKTYDYTPHAGPADFDDSQWEKIDPITLDQRRSTAKVCFNWYRINVTIPEKVGNVSTAGSTVVFEIVIDDYAEVWVSGNMPRVLGQLGGPVIKGFNAPNRVILTRNAQPGQQIQLAVFGINGPISFSPQNFIWIKSATLDFYKSPKVVVSETAPQIIRKDPAFDEILPADAKIEKLAGGFLFTEGPIWVPRADDTDGYLLFSDPNNNLIYRWTQDGQLSIFMTKSGYRGMDIGEYGQPGSNGLTLDKQGRLTINQHGNRRVVRMEKNGQLTVLADHYQGKRLNSPNDLVYKSDGALYFTDPPFGLPKSFDDPRKELPFSGVYRVSPDGKDITLLTTDLTGPNGLAFSPDEKYLYVDDWATAKKIIMRYEINADGTIANGKVFFDMTAAEGEDALDGLKVDQKGNIYASGPGGLWIISPEGKHLGTIIGPEHAHNFAWGDDDSKTLYLCAKTGLYRVRLNIAGIRP is encoded by the coding sequence ATGCCGTCAAAAACGTTGTCGCGATTTCTAGTGCCAACTGCGCTCGTGCTCCTGCTTCAGGCCGCGCCGCTGCTCGGCCAGGTCGTGCAAGACCCGCCCTCCGGACGTCCCGACGCGATCGTCGACCTGGCCTCGCGCGAAGGCGTGGAACTGATCAAAGGTCAGTGGCGCTATCACGGCGTGAATATCGTGGATGCGGACTCCCGCGCTGTCGGTCCCGATCTAAAGCCGAGCGGCGCCCCGATCAAGACCTACGACTACACTCCGCACGCCGGCCCTGCTGACTTCGACGACTCGCAGTGGGAAAAAATCGATCCGATCACGCTCGACCAACGGCGGTCGACGGCCAAAGTCTGCTTCAACTGGTATCGCATCAACGTCACGATCCCGGAAAAGGTCGGCAACGTCAGCACGGCGGGTTCTACTGTCGTTTTTGAAATTGTCATCGACGACTACGCCGAAGTCTGGGTGAGCGGGAATATGCCGCGCGTCCTCGGACAACTCGGCGGTCCTGTGATCAAAGGCTTCAATGCTCCGAACCGCGTGATCCTCACTCGCAATGCCCAACCTGGCCAGCAAATTCAACTGGCCGTCTTTGGCATCAACGGGCCGATTTCTTTCAGCCCGCAGAATTTCATCTGGATCAAGTCCGCCACGCTGGATTTCTACAAATCACCCAAGGTGGTGGTGAGCGAAACGGCGCCGCAGATCATCCGCAAAGATCCCGCATTCGATGAAATCCTTCCCGCTGATGCAAAGATCGAGAAGCTCGCCGGCGGATTTCTCTTCACCGAGGGCCCAATCTGGGTTCCTCGAGCTGACGACACAGACGGCTATCTTCTCTTCAGCGATCCGAACAACAACCTCATCTATCGATGGACGCAAGACGGCCAGCTCTCTATCTTCATGACCAAGAGCGGCTACCGCGGCATGGATATCGGCGAATACGGACAGCCCGGCTCGAATGGCCTCACGCTCGACAAGCAAGGACGGCTCACCATTAACCAGCATGGCAATCGCCGCGTGGTTCGCATGGAGAAGAACGGGCAACTCACAGTTCTGGCTGATCACTATCAGGGAAAGCGCCTGAACAGCCCGAATGACCTCGTCTACAAGTCGGACGGCGCGCTCTACTTCACCGATCCGCCCTTCGGGCTCCCGAAGTCCTTCGACGATCCCCGCAAGGAATTGCCTTTTAGCGGCGTTTACCGGGTGTCGCCCGACGGCAAGGACATCACACTCCTTACCACCGACCTTACCGGCCCCAACGGCCTGGCATTTTCTCCCGACGAAAAATACCTTTACGTCGACGACTGGGCCACCGCTAAGAAAATCATCATGCGCTACGAAATCAACGCCGACGGCACAATAGCGAACGGGAAGGTCTTCTTTGACATGACCGCCGCGGAAGGCGAAGACGCCCTCGACGGACTGAAGGTAGATCAGAAAGGAAATATCTACGCATCCGGTCCAGGCGGGCTCTGGATCATTTCTCCGGAAGGCAAACACCTCGGCACGATCATCGGACCCGAGCATGCTCACAACTTCGCGTGGGGCGACGACGACAGCAAGACTCTTTACCTTTGTGCCAAGACTGGCCTTTACCGCGTCCGGTTGAACATCGCAGGAATACGCCCGTGA
- a CDS encoding winged helix-turn-helix domain-containing protein, with the protein MDPVPHARRRLRFGVFELDLVSEELFKRGIRVKIQGQPLQVLAVLLERPGEIITREELRKRVWDDDTFVDFDHSLNISINKLRDTLGDSAATPRFIETLPRRGYRFLAPVSLEVPPEFSPTTPGPEAPLSAVSEAAFPKLATAVPTKEEGKAIRLRPSIWITIAGGAVLLVSFALWLWPLGDRLGTSHRRPMLAVLPFDDLTGDPHNEYFVAGLHDELISQLGRLDASHLGVIARSSAVQYSNTHKSIDQIGRELHVDYILNGAVRQGAGHFRITAALIKVSDQDQLWVETYEPDMGEILSLQKDLAQKVASALSMEFQPATEKKMREATTQNAAAYQAYLKGRFLWYEETHSSLRQSVAEYQRALALDPNYAAAYVGMADAYNVLGGYGFEPPEEAFPKGKAAAARALELAPDLSDAYGSLAFAGYYYDWDWGKAEELFRKALVLNPNNQVAHEFYSSFLHLRGRLDEAQAENRAAQQLDPVSGWLHDDLGWMLLSQHKPEAAIAEFQRATELLPNFPAGHLSLAVAYMRTRQFDKALAEVRKAEALGGEPTRVLEIMGSVQALSGDTAGAQTTVDKLRTGAVAGRVSPYSVALIYTAMGKKSEALDWLERAYQEKDPWIVWVGVLTEWQSLRTEPRFMTLLQKLKL; encoded by the coding sequence TTGGACCCCGTTCCTCACGCTCGACGTCGGTTGCGCTTTGGAGTTTTCGAACTCGACCTCGTGTCGGAAGAGCTTTTCAAGCGTGGAATCCGGGTGAAGATTCAGGGGCAGCCCCTTCAGGTTCTGGCGGTCCTGCTGGAACGTCCGGGCGAGATCATTACCCGCGAGGAATTGCGCAAGCGGGTCTGGGATGACGACACCTTCGTTGACTTCGATCACAGCCTGAACATCAGCATTAACAAATTGCGCGATACCTTGGGCGACTCGGCGGCCACGCCCCGCTTCATTGAGACCTTGCCGAGACGCGGGTACAGATTTCTGGCGCCCGTCAGCCTGGAAGTGCCACCGGAATTCTCCCCCACAACTCCTGGTCCCGAGGCGCCGCTTTCGGCGGTGTCCGAGGCCGCCTTCCCCAAGCTAGCGACGGCTGTTCCAACGAAGGAGGAAGGCAAGGCCATCCGGTTGCGTCCGAGTATCTGGATCACAATTGCGGGCGGCGCCGTCTTGCTCGTGTCCTTCGCTCTATGGCTGTGGCCCCTTGGAGACCGGTTAGGAACCTCACATCGCAGACCGATGCTGGCGGTTCTGCCATTCGACGACCTTACAGGCGATCCACATAACGAATATTTTGTGGCCGGACTGCACGACGAGCTGATTTCACAACTTGGACGGCTCGATGCTTCGCATCTGGGAGTGATCGCGCGGAGTTCCGCCGTCCAGTACTCGAACACACACAAGTCCATCGACCAGATCGGACGCGAACTGCACGTCGACTACATCCTAAACGGCGCGGTACGGCAGGGGGCAGGACACTTTCGCATCACCGCGGCTCTCATTAAGGTGTCGGATCAGGACCAGCTTTGGGTCGAGACCTACGAACCCGACATGGGGGAGATTCTTTCCTTGCAGAAGGATCTGGCACAAAAAGTCGCGAGTGCTCTCTCCATGGAGTTCCAGCCCGCGACCGAAAAAAAGATGCGCGAGGCAACTACGCAAAACGCAGCGGCCTACCAGGCTTACCTCAAAGGGCGGTTCCTCTGGTATGAGGAGACGCACTCAAGCCTGCGACAATCCGTGGCTGAGTATCAACGCGCTCTTGCATTGGATCCGAACTACGCAGCTGCTTATGTCGGCATGGCGGACGCGTATAACGTCCTGGGAGGCTATGGGTTTGAACCTCCCGAGGAGGCCTTTCCCAAGGGCAAGGCGGCCGCCGCCAGGGCATTGGAGTTGGCGCCGGATCTGTCGGATGCTTACGGGTCGCTGGCTTTCGCTGGTTACTACTACGATTGGGATTGGGGCAAGGCAGAAGAGCTTTTCCGCAAGGCGCTGGTTCTCAACCCGAACAACCAGGTTGCACACGAGTTTTACTCCTCGTTCTTGCACCTGAGAGGACGGCTCGACGAAGCGCAGGCAGAGAATCGGGCGGCACAGCAACTGGATCCCGTGTCAGGGTGGCTGCACGACGATCTGGGATGGATGCTCCTATCGCAGCACAAACCGGAAGCCGCCATTGCCGAGTTTCAGCGCGCAACGGAACTCCTGCCTAATTTTCCCGCCGGCCACCTGAGTCTGGCGGTCGCATACATGCGGACGCGGCAATTTGACAAAGCGCTGGCGGAGGTTCGCAAGGCGGAAGCTCTAGGCGGCGAGCCGACTCGAGTGCTGGAAATCATGGGATCGGTGCAGGCGCTTTCCGGAGACACTGCCGGAGCGCAGACCACCGTCGACAAGCTGCGGACTGGCGCGGTTGCAGGACGCGTTTCTCCCTACAGTGTTGCGCTGATCTACACCGCAATGGGAAAGAAAAGCGAGGCCCTTGACTGGCTCGAACGGGCCTATCAGGAAAAAGACCCGTGGATCGTGTGGGTCGGCGTACTCACCGAGTGGCAAAGTCTGCGGACCGAGCCCCGCTTCATGACCCTTCTGCAAAAACTCAAACTGTAA
- a CDS encoding sigma-70 family RNA polymerase sigma factor, which translates to MSTFPIHEPLLNVEFSFRATAPSRDLPSLDDENSLIERVLEGDHDLFHQLLKPYERLIYLSAFSILRMEADADDVAQEAILKAFKNLASFRRESRFSTWLTQITINEARMKLRKDRRHLYESLDEGQRTDEGDYVPTDFADWREIPSEALEQKELRKVLTDAVAALPDNYRAVLMLRDVQHLSIRETAKALSLSEANVKTRLLRARLQLRDALGGLGMAWSGTRQSATPRTF; encoded by the coding sequence ATGTCAACGTTTCCGATTCACGAACCTCTACTGAATGTTGAGTTTTCGTTCCGCGCCACCGCCCCGTCGAGGGACCTTCCGTCTCTGGACGACGAGAACTCCTTGATCGAGCGAGTCCTTGAAGGCGACCATGATCTCTTCCACCAACTTCTCAAGCCCTATGAGCGCCTGATCTACTTGTCGGCATTTTCCATCCTCAGGATGGAGGCCGACGCAGACGATGTAGCTCAGGAGGCGATCCTCAAGGCCTTCAAGAACCTGGCCTCGTTCCGCCGTGAATCCAGGTTCAGCACCTGGCTCACCCAGATCACCATCAACGAAGCCCGGATGAAGCTGCGTAAGGATCGCCGACATCTTTATGAATCTCTGGACGAGGGGCAAAGGACGGACGAAGGCGACTACGTCCCCACCGATTTTGCCGATTGGCGTGAAATACCATCGGAGGCTCTGGAGCAGAAGGAACTTCGCAAGGTCCTCACCGATGCGGTCGCGGCACTGCCGGATAACTATCGCGCGGTACTGATGCTGCGCGACGTGCAGCACCTCAGCATCCGGGAAACAGCTAAGGCGCTTTCTCTGTCGGAAGCGAACGTCAAGACCAGACTTCTTCGCGCCCGCCTCCAGTTGCGCGACGCACTGGGGGGACTTGGAATGGCGTGGTCCGGCACGAGACAATCAGCAACGCCGAGAACCTTTTGA
- a CDS encoding carboxypeptidase regulatory-like domain-containing protein: MVLAALIAGVSLCNPAHVCGQDPQIGQIPTGSWRIAGTVVNANTGVPLARTRLTIQDTKIRRNTQNTISSDSGHFEFHVPAGKFALQGAKRGFITGAYNQHDQYSTAIVTGVAGVDSGNLTLRLAPNAVLSGKVLDEYGEPVRQSQVMVYRESRFSGVSRITRFRGTVTDDLGRYEVTPLDSGTYFVSVKASPWYAMHPPSNREGPNSPVQVDPGLDVAYPVTFYGDATEADEATPIPVRGGDHLEADIHVNPTPALHLLFHAGDNGSPIAYPELQRSVFDGLEEVDGGNFEMVSPGMFELTGVATGRYLVRMPDSNGHLKEPIAANLTNSQELDTAAGNSTSTVKVKVELTGANALPAPIQIGLRSSQGAVIASRTDAKGEATFSEVIPGKYDMMAGSPNDNYTVTRVRGEGGAIAGRSLNVPAASSVSVTATLIGGSVTIDGFAKQNGKGFAGAMVVLIPDNPEANIDRFHRDQTDLDGSFTLYNVTPGTYTVIAIENGWDLDWAKPAVLAHYGSNGPSVTVQANQKGTVHLAATVTVAQK, translated from the coding sequence ATGGTACTTGCAGCGCTGATCGCTGGGGTATCGCTGTGCAATCCCGCCCACGTCTGCGGACAGGATCCGCAAATCGGGCAGATTCCCACCGGCTCGTGGCGCATTGCCGGTACGGTGGTCAACGCAAATACCGGAGTGCCCCTCGCGCGAACCCGCCTCACAATTCAAGACACGAAAATTCGCCGGAACACGCAGAACACCATCAGTTCGGACTCCGGGCATTTTGAGTTTCACGTTCCGGCTGGGAAGTTCGCTCTGCAAGGGGCAAAGCGCGGATTCATCACTGGCGCGTACAACCAGCACGACCAGTATTCGACGGCAATCGTGACTGGAGTGGCAGGCGTGGATTCCGGGAATCTCACGCTGCGTCTTGCGCCGAATGCCGTGCTGTCGGGGAAAGTTCTGGACGAGTATGGAGAGCCCGTTCGGCAATCACAAGTCATGGTGTATCGCGAGAGCCGTTTCTCCGGTGTAAGCCGGATTACCCGTTTTCGCGGGACAGTCACCGACGACCTGGGCAGGTACGAAGTCACGCCGCTCGACTCCGGTACTTACTTCGTATCGGTGAAGGCATCACCGTGGTACGCAATGCATCCACCCTCGAATCGCGAAGGTCCGAATTCTCCCGTCCAAGTTGATCCGGGGCTGGATGTCGCCTATCCCGTGACGTTTTACGGTGATGCCACCGAGGCGGACGAAGCCACGCCCATTCCGGTGCGAGGCGGCGACCACCTGGAGGCGGACATCCACGTGAATCCCACTCCTGCCCTTCACCTGCTCTTTCATGCTGGAGATAACGGCTCGCCCATTGCCTATCCCGAACTGCAACGGTCCGTGTTTGATGGCCTCGAAGAAGTGGACGGCGGTAACTTCGAAATGGTTTCTCCGGGGATGTTTGAGCTGACCGGCGTTGCCACGGGACGGTATCTGGTACGGATGCCGGATTCGAACGGTCACCTCAAGGAACCGATTGCGGCTAACCTTACGAACAGCCAGGAATTGGACACGGCTGCCGGCAATTCGACCAGCACCGTAAAGGTGAAGGTCGAATTAACAGGAGCGAACGCGCTCCCAGCGCCAATCCAGATCGGGCTACGCAGCAGCCAGGGCGCCGTCATCGCCTCGCGAACCGATGCCAAGGGAGAGGCTACATTCAGCGAAGTCATCCCCGGCAAGTACGACATGATGGCAGGTTCGCCGAATGACAATTACACAGTGACTCGTGTCAGAGGAGAGGGCGGAGCGATTGCGGGGCGAAGCCTTAATGTTCCGGCAGCAAGTTCCGTGTCAGTCACCGCCACTTTGATCGGAGGCTCGGTCACGATCGATGGATTCGCAAAGCAAAACGGCAAGGGATTCGCCGGCGCAATGGTCGTCCTGATCCCGGACAATCCCGAAGCGAATATCGATCGTTTCCACCGCGACCAGACCGACCTCGATGGCAGCTTCACGTTGTACAACGTAACCCCCGGCACATACACCGTGATCGCCATTGAAAATGGATGGGATCTGGATTGGGCCAAACCCGCAGTCCTGGCCCACTACGGCAGCAACGGACCATCCGTCACGGTGCAAGCCAATCAAAAAGGTACGGTGCACTTAGCGGCCACTGTGACGGTCGCGCAGAAGTAA